One genomic window of Desulfonatronum sp. SC1 includes the following:
- a CDS encoding CsbD family protein, whose amino-acid sequence MKSSTKDKAEGKMHQAKGKAKEVVGKAVGNPDMEAEGKVEKLGGVVQEKVGDVKRAVGE is encoded by the coding sequence ATGAAATCAAGCACGAAGGATAAGGCGGAAGGCAAGATGCATCAGGCCAAAGGAAAGGCCAAAGAAGTCGTCGGGAAGGCCGTCGGCAATCCCGATATGGAAGCCGAGGGCAAAGTCGAAAAACTCGGCGGAGTTGTGCAGGAAAAAGTAGGCGATGTGAAAAGAGCCGTGGGAGAGTAG
- a CDS encoding DUF3096 domain-containing protein produces the protein MQINIAPEPVVSLIAGILILIFPRLLNYIVAFYLIIFGILGLIR, from the coding sequence ATGCAAATCAATATAGCGCCTGAGCCCGTTGTTTCGCTCATCGCGGGAATCCTGATTCTCATTTTTCCGAGATTGTTGAATTACATCGTGGCTTTTTATTTGATCATATTCGGCATTCTCGGGCTGATTCGATGA
- a CDS encoding DUF3309 family protein, with protein sequence MGTILIVILILVLIGALPTWKHSRSWGPYPSGGIGLILLILVILLLMGRI encoded by the coding sequence ATGGGAACCATCCTGATCGTCATCCTGATCCTTGTACTGATCGGCGCTTTGCCCACCTGGAAACACAGTAGGTCCTGGGGGCCTTATCCCAGTGGAGGAATCGGATTAATCCTGTTGATCCTGGTCATTCTCTTGTTGATGGGGCGAATATGA
- a CDS encoding lmo0937 family membrane protein, whose protein sequence is MLWTIFVILLVMWLLGLMSGYTMGGILHILLVIAIIVVLVQVLQGRKVL, encoded by the coding sequence ATGCTCTGGACAATATTTGTCATTCTTTTGGTCATGTGGTTGCTTGGATTGATGAGCGGGTACACTATGGGCGGCATTCTGCATATACTTCTGGTCATTGCCATCATTGTCGTACTGGTTCAGGTTCTCCAGGGGCGAAAAGTATTATGA
- a CDS encoding PD40 domain-containing protein has translation MQMENRCLRRWIQRTILAFLLLALGCGFAPVSANAAVPKLPRFPSINPDGSEIVFSVGGDLWIVPVHGGVANRLTRHRFDDLHSSWSPDGQSLVFTSMRDGYMNLWRIQRDGTGTAQLTHSDRFLRAPHWSIDEQGMEIVTFSALLEADVYRDQRPYRISPQGGEHELLHQAFGSEPRLSPDGQRVVFTRGGYYHDWNHRRYRGPDAMNVWVLHRSEERFEAVTEWEGDDGSARWVDNNTLLFMSERQLDTVNLYRVNLDGDNRALQRITHFRGRGIQDFDVSRDGSMAVLQVWDRLYTLNLVDPRAEPKPLHIQTGDDGWDDHTLRWIDRDVTEAVLSPDGQVMAYIAYGRVYIRHVDEYSPTRAVIPDSHARHQDIAWSQDGLHLYFVSDADGTLSIYKAQVALTRDEIRLAHQQLPMESGALLAKSTATHVSRGPESAQHNYEHSVNSNVDDPLAPLHPNNPLDPLDSLDPSEPEPAGEPTDVPSSSQDKSQATEKSGPMAEQEDPARWHDAVQFRVVSVVVEDGNDRGVSPSPDGRSVAFRRGRGDLVVMDLLTKELRTLVKGWDSALHWRWSPDGRHLAYDQNDLNFSTIYLLLPRMVHTNP, from the coding sequence ATGCAGATGGAAAATCGATGTCTCCGACGATGGATTCAACGGACCATTTTGGCTTTTCTGCTTCTTGCGTTAGGATGTGGATTCGCTCCTGTTTCCGCGAATGCCGCTGTTCCCAAACTGCCGCGATTTCCATCGATCAATCCTGACGGTTCAGAGATTGTTTTCAGTGTCGGCGGAGATCTCTGGATCGTTCCGGTACATGGCGGCGTGGCGAACCGGCTGACTCGGCATCGTTTCGACGACCTGCATTCAAGCTGGAGCCCCGACGGTCAATCCCTCGTCTTCACGTCGATGCGCGACGGCTATATGAACCTTTGGCGCATTCAGCGCGACGGCACGGGGACTGCCCAGCTGACCCACAGTGATCGCTTCCTGCGCGCACCGCATTGGTCGATTGATGAACAAGGGATGGAGATCGTCACCTTTTCGGCTCTTCTTGAGGCCGATGTCTACCGTGATCAGCGTCCTTACCGGATATCACCGCAAGGCGGGGAACATGAACTCCTTCATCAAGCCTTCGGTTCCGAACCTCGCCTTTCTCCGGATGGTCAACGAGTCGTCTTTACCCGCGGTGGATATTATCACGACTGGAATCATCGACGGTATCGCGGACCAGATGCAATGAACGTCTGGGTTCTGCATCGCTCGGAAGAGCGTTTCGAGGCCGTCACGGAATGGGAAGGCGACGACGGGAGCGCCAGGTGGGTGGACAACAATACGCTGCTCTTCATGTCTGAACGCCAGCTCGACACGGTCAATCTCTACCGTGTCAACCTGGATGGCGACAATCGTGCTCTTCAGCGTATCACGCATTTTAGAGGACGAGGCATTCAGGATTTTGACGTCTCAAGGGATGGAAGCATGGCCGTTCTTCAGGTCTGGGATCGGCTGTACACCCTGAACCTTGTTGATCCCCGGGCTGAGCCGAAACCGTTGCATATTCAAACGGGTGATGATGGCTGGGATGACCATACCTTGCGCTGGATCGACCGGGACGTTACCGAGGCCGTACTCAGTCCGGATGGACAAGTAATGGCTTATATTGCCTATGGACGGGTCTACATCCGCCATGTCGACGAATACAGTCCCACCCGGGCGGTAATTCCGGATTCCCATGCCCGTCACCAGGATATAGCATGGTCTCAGGATGGGCTGCATCTATATTTTGTCAGTGATGCCGACGGTACGCTCTCAATCTACAAGGCCCAGGTGGCACTGACCCGAGATGAAATCCGTCTCGCCCATCAGCAACTCCCGATGGAAAGTGGCGCGCTTCTTGCGAAAAGCACTGCAACGCACGTATCGCGCGGGCCCGAAAGCGCGCAACATAACTACGAGCACTCCGTGAATTCGAATGTGGATGATCCTTTAGCGCCGCTGCATCCCAACAATCCACTTGATCCTCTGGATTCGCTCGATCCGTCCGAACCGGAACCGGCCGGAGAGCCGACTGATGTGCCTTCTTCTTCGCAGGATAAGAGCCAAGCCACGGAGAAGTCGGGACCCATGGCCGAACAAGAGGATCCTGCTCGTTGGCATGATGCCGTTCAATTCCGTGTCGTGTCCGTTGTCGTGGAAGATGGCAACGACCGTGGTGTTTCGCCTTCCCCTGATGGTCGTTCCGTCGCATTTCGCCGTGGACGTGGGGATCTGGTTGTGATGGATCTTCTCACGAAAGAGCTTCGAACGCTTGTGAAGGGCTGGGACAGTGCTCTGCATTGGCGCTGGTCGCCGGACGGGCGTCATCTCGCTTATGACCAGAACGATCTGAACTTCAGCACAATATATTTATTACTCCCGCGGATGGTTCACACGAACCCGTGA
- a CDS encoding S41 family peptidase — MNITRHPRNDFNPRWSADGRILTFISNRSGDGYDLYRVCLDPEMNNWTRRELNNYYDRARVAAGKHRPLPVRKPGTILSLRQPAWQAANGLELEKAWQRVERVMASPDHQTANEMTPGGDRYVFNAGDEGLIAVNWDGSDRKRLGPRGNVQHLDVVGNRVIYIADGRVGIAPLDGKAHTQVDISGRIRIDLQEESLQKFREVARVIEEGFYRPDMKGLNWKRLVADYEELIVRTRTASEFSDIANRLLGELSASHMGLSDPGPGSALREPSGRLGIEYARVTLEDGRKGYLITKIIPGGPSDRGPARLSQGDIITRIDMQSFDEYDSLLERLRGKVEQEVIVDFDRSIGGKRVASQAILTPISYNDFAELRYDAFQEESRRKVLELSGGRIGYIHIEEMNQASLEKFQAHLYAAAESKDGLIIDVRNNGGGHTSDRILASIMTAEHAYTVPAGADPHLNGRYPQDRLDAPRYTLPINMLANEKSFSNSEILAHAFKTLGRGTLVGKQTYGGVISAGSHYLINGATVRLPFRGWYLPDGTDMEQNGAIPDLFVDHTPADEIAGRDRQLEAAVINLLQMTSRRPSRNAS; from the coding sequence GTGAACATTACCCGTCATCCACGCAACGACTTCAATCCCCGCTGGTCGGCGGACGGCAGAATATTGACCTTCATCTCCAATCGATCAGGTGACGGTTACGATCTCTACAGGGTCTGTCTCGATCCCGAGATGAATAATTGGACCCGGCGTGAGTTGAACAATTACTATGACAGGGCTCGCGTCGCTGCCGGCAAGCACCGCCCACTACCTGTTCGCAAGCCTGGAACGATACTCTCGCTGAGACAACCCGCGTGGCAGGCCGCCAATGGGCTTGAACTGGAAAAAGCCTGGCAGCGCGTGGAACGCGTCATGGCATCTCCCGATCATCAAACAGCCAACGAGATGACCCCTGGCGGCGACCGGTACGTCTTCAATGCCGGAGACGAAGGGCTGATCGCCGTGAACTGGGACGGCAGCGACCGCAAGCGTCTGGGGCCACGGGGAAATGTACAACACCTCGATGTTGTGGGTAACCGAGTGATTTACATTGCGGATGGGCGTGTCGGCATTGCTCCGCTGGACGGTAAAGCGCACACGCAGGTTGACATCTCAGGTCGTATCCGAATCGATCTTCAGGAAGAGTCTTTACAGAAGTTTCGGGAAGTGGCGCGAGTGATCGAGGAAGGTTTTTACCGGCCGGACATGAAGGGCTTGAACTGGAAGAGGCTTGTCGCTGACTACGAGGAACTCATTGTCAGGACTCGAACCGCAAGTGAATTCAGCGATATCGCCAATCGACTCCTGGGGGAGCTGTCAGCCTCGCACATGGGACTCTCCGATCCGGGGCCGGGTTCCGCATTACGCGAACCCTCTGGTCGTTTGGGTATTGAATATGCGCGGGTGACTCTGGAGGATGGGAGGAAAGGGTATCTGATTACGAAGATCATTCCCGGAGGACCCTCGGACCGTGGACCTGCCCGCCTGTCCCAGGGCGATATAATAACCCGGATTGATATGCAAAGCTTTGATGAATATGATTCCTTGCTGGAGCGGTTGCGAGGAAAAGTCGAACAGGAAGTTATTGTCGACTTCGACCGATCCATCGGCGGCAAACGTGTCGCATCCCAGGCGATCTTAACTCCAATCTCCTACAACGACTTTGCCGAACTGCGTTACGATGCTTTTCAGGAAGAGAGCCGGCGCAAGGTTTTGGAACTTTCAGGTGGACGCATCGGCTATATTCATATCGAGGAGATGAATCAGGCCTCGTTGGAAAAATTTCAGGCCCATCTGTACGCGGCTGCTGAATCGAAAGACGGCCTGATTATCGATGTTCGCAACAATGGCGGGGGGCATACCAGCGACCGCATCCTTGCTTCGATCATGACCGCGGAACATGCCTATACGGTCCCCGCTGGAGCCGATCCACATTTGAATGGCCGCTATCCCCAGGATCGCCTGGACGCACCACGCTATACCCTGCCGATCAACATGCTGGCCAATGAGAAAAGCTTTTCAAACTCAGAAATCCTGGCCCACGCATTCAAGACGCTTGGACGAGGTACGTTGGTGGGAAAACAGACCTACGGAGGGGTCATTTCCGCCGGTAGCCACTATTTGATCAATGGGGCAACGGTCCGCCTGCCCTTTCGTGGGTGGTATCTGCCGGACGGCACCGATATGGAGCAAAACGGCGCAATCCCCGACCTGTTTGTTGATCATACTCCGGCTGACGAGATCGCCGGGCGTGATCGACAACTTGAGGCGGCGGTAATAAATTTGCTTCAAATGACCTCACGGCGCCCTTCCCGGAATGCATCATAA
- a CDS encoding PRC-barrel domain-containing protein — MKALLASIIIGLLSLSPAFAQSTVDTKQKETDQKRSEQTGEQKVLPKYDNERKVTTDPARPHRATEVEPQEGYQRVSSDLITADDLKGASVYDTKNESVADVKEVLITPEGKIDRLIVDVGGFLGMGARSVSINVNEADIHKDAKDDIRVYIPMSEEELRQMPEYKK; from the coding sequence ATGAAAGCTTTGTTGGCTAGTATTATTATCGGATTACTGAGTTTGAGTCCCGCATTCGCGCAAAGTACTGTGGACACGAAACAAAAAGAAACTGATCAGAAACGCTCTGAACAAACTGGCGAACAGAAAGTCTTGCCGAAATATGATAATGAGCGCAAAGTAACCACTGATCCCGCGCGTCCTCATCGGGCCACGGAAGTAGAGCCTCAGGAAGGATATCAGCGTGTATCGTCTGATCTCATCACCGCGGACGACCTGAAGGGCGCAAGTGTCTATGACACTAAGAATGAAAGCGTGGCCGATGTAAAGGAAGTATTGATCACACCTGAAGGTAAAATTGATCGACTTATCGTGGACGTTGGTGGCTTTCTCGGCATGGGTGCCCGCAGCGTATCTATTAATGTGAATGAAGCCGACATTCACAAGGATGCGAAGGATGACATTCGCGTCTACATTCCCATGAGTGAGGAAGAACTGCGTCAGATGCCGGAGTACAAAAAATAA
- a CDS encoding ferric reductase-like transmembrane domain-containing protein produces MGVIIKKQYYWGYLVVGLSLVLTYAIYFGSMWFYDDWYTYRLKYLAKIGSMGTTMLMCWALVLAARLRIVERLFGGLDKVYKAHRGIGEVALYLILLHPIFLALNPEFDFVRFFWIAQLPGEAGHHLFARMTGLIALGALVGLTSLSLWISPPYHYWKQTHNIFGLVLALVIFHGVVAQGEIMSYPVLGAWFAVWAAVGMCCYVFIRVLYRWFGPLHDYLVDHVRILGDITEVYLRPRDPKRKMAFHPGQFLYVYFDSTDLRAEPHPFSISSAPQAANIRISVKKMGDWTKQLPILKPGQRAYVWGPYGKFGEHMTEHADMESVLVAGGIGITPFLSMVENADFLTGKYNKAHLFYSVQVPEEAYYHDEITDLGVKEEYLHYIPHSSDSEGYLTPEVIADRVGDLKTKVYLICGPKVLMDSLREQLMEADVPFEQIFTEDFSII; encoded by the coding sequence ATGGGTGTGATTATCAAGAAGCAGTACTACTGGGGATATCTGGTTGTTGGGTTGAGCCTGGTGCTCACGTATGCGATCTATTTCGGATCCATGTGGTTCTACGACGACTGGTATACATACCGCCTGAAGTATCTTGCCAAGATCGGAAGCATGGGAACGACCATGCTGATGTGCTGGGCGCTGGTGCTGGCCGCGCGGTTGCGTATCGTGGAGCGGTTGTTCGGGGGCCTGGACAAGGTCTACAAGGCGCACCGCGGAATTGGCGAAGTCGCCTTGTACCTCATTTTACTGCACCCGATATTTTTGGCCCTGAATCCTGAATTCGACTTCGTTCGTTTTTTCTGGATAGCCCAACTGCCCGGCGAAGCGGGACATCATTTATTTGCCCGGATGACCGGTCTGATCGCCCTGGGAGCCCTGGTCGGGCTGACGTCGTTGTCGCTCTGGATCTCGCCACCTTACCACTACTGGAAACAGACGCACAACATCTTCGGGCTGGTGCTGGCGCTGGTGATCTTCCACGGAGTCGTCGCCCAGGGCGAGATCATGTCGTATCCGGTGCTTGGGGCTTGGTTCGCCGTGTGGGCCGCGGTCGGGATGTGTTGCTATGTCTTCATTCGGGTACTCTACAGGTGGTTTGGGCCGCTCCATGACTACCTGGTGGATCATGTCCGAATCCTGGGCGACATCACCGAGGTGTATCTGCGCCCGCGGGATCCGAAACGGAAGATGGCCTTTCACCCCGGCCAGTTTCTGTACGTCTACTTCGATTCCACGGATCTGCGGGCCGAGCCGCATCCATTCAGCATTTCATCGGCGCCCCAGGCCGCGAACATCCGGATATCCGTCAAGAAAATGGGCGACTGGACAAAGCAGCTTCCCATCCTGAAGCCGGGTCAGCGGGCCTATGTCTGGGGGCCCTACGGCAAGTTCGGCGAACACATGACGGAGCATGCGGACATGGAATCCGTGCTGGTAGCCGGCGGAATCGGGATCACGCCCTTTTTGAGCATGGTGGAGAATGCGGATTTCCTGACGGGCAAATACAACAAGGCGCATCTCTTCTACAGCGTGCAGGTACCGGAAGAAGCCTATTACCACGACGAAATCACGGACCTTGGCGTAAAGGAGGAATACCTGCACTACATCCCCCACTCTTCCGATTCCGAAGGATATCTCACGCCGGAGGTCATCGCGGACCGGGTGGGCGACCTGAAGACCAAGGTCTATCTGATCTGCGGGCCGAAAGTGCTGATGGATTCCCTCCGGGAACAGCTCATGGAAGCCGACGTGCCTTTTGAACAGATCTTCACGGAAGACTTCAGCATCATCTGA
- a CDS encoding glucose 1-dehydrogenase: MNQESPKPSAVLNGQTAVVTGGSSGIGAGIARALGEAGANVVVNYSGSRERAEEVVARIREQGSQAVAVQADVSSESDVEAMFRQAVEIFGTVDILISNAGVQQDAAFTEMTLDEWNKVISINLTGAFLCARAATREFLRRGMVPGRSSALGKIIFVSSVHEIIPWSGRVNYAASKGGLMLFMKSIAQELGAKGIRVNSIAPGAIRTPINRESWDDPEAKAELLKLIPRNRIGDSSDIGKAALWLASDESDYVHGTSLVVDGGMTLYPGFISAG; encoded by the coding sequence ATGAACCAGGAATCTCCAAAACCGTCGGCTGTTCTGAACGGACAGACCGCCGTGGTCACCGGCGGCAGTTCGGGCATCGGCGCGGGCATTGCACGGGCTCTGGGCGAAGCCGGGGCCAACGTGGTGGTCAACTACTCCGGCAGCCGCGAGAGGGCCGAGGAGGTCGTCGCGAGGATCAGAGAACAGGGCTCCCAGGCCGTTGCCGTCCAGGCCGACGTGAGCAGCGAGTCGGATGTGGAGGCCATGTTCCGCCAAGCAGTGGAGATATTCGGCACCGTGGACATCCTGATCAGCAACGCCGGAGTGCAGCAGGACGCGGCCTTTACGGAGATGACCCTGGATGAATGGAACAAGGTCATCAGCATCAATCTGACCGGAGCCTTCCTCTGCGCCCGGGCCGCGACCCGGGAATTTCTCCGCCGGGGCATGGTTCCGGGGCGCTCTTCAGCCCTGGGCAAGATCATTTTCGTCAGTTCGGTGCATGAGATAATCCCCTGGTCCGGACGGGTGAACTACGCGGCGTCCAAGGGCGGCCTGATGCTGTTCATGAAAAGCATCGCCCAGGAGCTGGGAGCAAAGGGAATTCGCGTGAACAGCATCGCTCCCGGCGCGATCAGGACGCCCATCAATCGCGAATCCTGGGATGACCCGGAGGCCAAGGCCGAACTGTTGAAGCTGATCCCGCGCAATCGAATCGGAGACTCCTCGGATATCGGCAAGGCGGCTTTGTGGCTGGCTTCGGACGAGTCGGACTACGTCCACGGCACGAGCCTGGTGGTGGACGGAGGCATGACACTCTATCCCGGATTCATCTCCGCCGGCTGA
- a CDS encoding cyclase family protein: MKIHDISMLIHPDMLVYPGNPAPRIDQYKNVQDDGINESSLFLGMHTGTHVDARLHIEKGGAGVAELPLESFYGPCVVLDMTRHGRQITAEHLKNEDVHKDLIVLLKTENSLKGYDRFREDYAHLTADGAAYLAKQQVKTVGVDYLSVEPFESGMKVHLTLVPAMTVFEGLDLRDISAGKYIFLGLPLRINTDGAPARAILISP, encoded by the coding sequence ATGAAAATTCATGACATATCCATGCTGATCCACCCGGACATGCTTGTCTATCCGGGTAATCCCGCGCCGCGCATTGACCAGTATAAGAATGTCCAGGATGACGGCATCAACGAGTCGTCCCTCTTCCTGGGCATGCATACCGGAACGCATGTCGATGCGCGGCTGCATATCGAAAAAGGCGGCGCCGGCGTGGCCGAGCTGCCCCTGGAAAGTTTCTACGGCCCCTGCGTCGTTCTGGACATGACTCGCCATGGGCGGCAAATCACCGCGGAACATCTGAAAAATGAAGACGTCCACAAAGACCTCATCGTACTGCTCAAGACGGAGAACTCCCTGAAGGGCTATGACCGGTTCCGCGAGGATTACGCCCATCTGACCGCGGATGGAGCCGCCTATCTGGCGAAGCAGCAGGTGAAGACCGTGGGCGTGGACTATCTGAGCGTGGAGCCCTTTGAGAGCGGGATGAAGGTCCACCTGACCCTGGTCCCGGCGATGACGGTTTTCGAGGGCCTCGATCTGCGGGATATCTCCGCGGGAAAATACATTTTTTTGGGCCTGCCTTTGCGGATCAACACGGACGGCGCACCGGCCAGGGCCATCCTGATCAGCCCGTGA